From the genome of Chelonia mydas isolate rCheMyd1 chromosome 2, rCheMyd1.pri.v2, whole genome shotgun sequence, one region includes:
- the KIAA1143 gene encoding uncharacterized protein KIAA1143 homolog has protein sequence MSKKTQVSYVPPAEPAFLSRLKREVGYREGPTVETKREQLLAPEEDGESGSDKEDEQPQVVVLKKGDLTPEEVMKIKQEIKNASKSDEEPDPDDGKIVFKKPSKRSSEEKFSGLTASSSKKKKESKKTKRDSTPPQNAAKQIKNSSLLSFDDEEDDDD, from the exons ATGAGCAAAAAGACGCAAGTCTCGTACGTGCCGCCGGCCGAGCCCGCCTTCCTGAGCCGCCTCAAGAGGGAGGTCGGGTATCGGGAGGGGCCCACGGTGGAGACCAAG AgagagcagctcctggctcctGAGGAAGATGGTGAGAGTGGCAGTGACAAAGAAGATGAACAACCACAAGTGGTAGTACTGAAAAAAGGGGACCTGACCCCAGAAGAAGTGATGAAAATTAAACAGGAGATCAAAAATGCTTCAAAATCAG ATGAAGAACCAGACCCTGATGATGGAAAAATTGTGTTCAAGAAGCCAAGTAAGCGTTCATCCGAAGAGAAATTTTCGGGCCTGACTGCAAGTTCAAGtaagaagaaaaaagaatcaaAGAAAACTAAGAGGGACTCAACACCCCCTCAGAATGCagctaaacaaattaaaaatagcaGCCTTCTCTCATTTgatgatgaagaagatgatgatgattag